From one Triticum aestivum cultivar Chinese Spring chromosome 4B, IWGSC CS RefSeq v2.1, whole genome shotgun sequence genomic stretch:
- the LOC123092998 gene encoding UDP-glucose flavonoid 3-O-glucosyltransferase 7, translated as MRQSAASPAGDAPPRMYFIPFPTPGHALPMSDLARLFASRGADATLVLTHANAARLGGPVARAAAAGLRIRVHALPLPAEAAGLTGGHESADDLPTREDAGPFAVAVDLLAPLFADLLRYHPADAVVFDGVLPWAATAAAELGIPRYAFTGTGCFALSVQRSLLLHTPQETVASPTEPFLVPGLPDAVRLTRSRLAEATLPGADSREFLNRMFDIERATAGWVVNSFADLEARYMEHYEKDTGKPVFAVGPVCLVNRDGDDVLERGRGGEPGAAAEAARVLSWLDTKPARSVVYVCFGSLTRFPREQVTELGMGLADSGANFVWVVGDKNAPPLRDVDAAAGGRGLVVRGWAPQVAVLRHAAVGAFVTHCGWGAVTEAAAAGVPVVTWPVFAEQFYNEALVVGIAGTGVGAGAERGYVWGGEELGGVVVGREKVAERVRAAMADEGLRRKAGEVGESARRAVAVGGSSYVAVGALLDDVRRRRRHGG; from the coding sequence ATGCGGCAGTCGGCGGCATCACCGGCGGGCGACGCGCCGCCGCGCATGTACTTCATCCCGTTCCCGACGCCGGGCCACGCGCTGCCGATGTCCGACCTGGCCCGCCTCTTCGCATCGCGCGGCGCCGACGCCACCCTCGTCCTCACGCACGCCAACGCCGCCAGGCTCGGCGGCCCCGTGGCCCGCGCGGCCGCCGCGGGTCTCCGCATCCGCGTCCACGCGTTGCCCTTGCCCGCCGAGGCCGCGGGGCTCACGGGCGGGCACGAGAGCGCCGACGACCTCCCCACCCGCGAGGACGCGGGCCCGTTCGCCGTCGCGGTTGACCTCCTCGCGCCTCTCTTCGCCGACCTCCTGCGTTACCACCCCGCCGACGCTGTCGTCTTCGACGGCGTCCTCCCgtgggccgccaccgccgccgccgagctcggcaTCCCGCGGTACGCGTTCACCGGCACGGGCTGCTTCGCGCTCTCGGTGCAGCGGTCCCTACTCCTCCACACCCCGCAGGAGACGGTCGCGTCGCCAACGGAGCCGTTCCTCGTGCCGGGCCTCCCGGACGCGGTGCGGCTCACCAGGTCGAGGCTCGCCGAGGCGACGCTCCCCGGCGCGGACTCGCGGGAGTTCTTGAACCGCATGTTCGACATCGAGCGCGCCACGGCCGGCTGGGTCGTCAACTCGTTCGCCGACCTCGAGGCGAGGTACATGGAGCATTACGAGAAGGACACCGGGAAGCCGGTGTTCGCCGTTGGGCCGGTCTGCCTCGTTAACAGGGACGGCGACGACGTCCTGGAGCGCGGCCGCGGCGGGGAGCCGGGTGCCGCCGCGGAGGCCGCACGCGTCCTGAGCTGGCTCGACACGAAGCCCGCGCGGTCGGTGGTGTACGTCTGCTTCGGCAGCCTCACCCGCTTCCCGCGCGAGCAGGTGACGGAGCTCGGCATGGGCCTCGCGGACTCCGGCGCGAACTTCGTGTGGGTCGTCGGGGACAAGAACGCTCCGCCGCTCCGCGACGTGGACGCCGCGGCGGGTGGCCGCGGGCTGGTGGTCAGGGGGTGGGCACCGCAGGTGGCGGTGCTGAGGCACGCGGCTGTTGGCGCGTTCGTGACGCACTGCGGGTGGGGCGCGgtgaccgaggcggcggcggctggtgtcCCGGTGGTGACATGGCCGGTTTTCGCGGAGCAGTTCTACAACGAGGCGCTGGTGGTGGGCATCGCCGGCACGGGCGTCGGCGCCGGCGCGGAGAGGGGGTACGTGTGGGGAGGCGAGGAGCTGGGCGGGGTGGTGGTGGGCAGGGAGAAGGTGGCGGAAAGGGTCCGCGCGGCGATGGCCGACGAGGGACTGCGACGGAAGGCAGGGGAGGTCGGGGAGAGCGCGCGGCGGGCCGTGGCGGTGGGAGGTTCTTCGTACGTGGCCGTTGGGGCGCTGCTGGATGATgtgcggcgccggcgccggcacgGGGGTTGA